From a region of the Terriglobia bacterium genome:
- a CDS encoding SAM-dependent methyltransferase translates to MPMNSPTVKFGPDQPSRTSIVVAALRAFGAREPDPSVRNPDWLAERLVKPEDLSLIAEHPISSAFGEDYRKGRANREVAGMSNLLLVRTRFIDEHLQRALENGATQLVILGAGFDTRAYRFEKLLANKRVIEVDYRSTQELKKRRLQGAIGALPSNVRLAEIDFRRDRVQDVLAKAGYRREEKTFFIWEGVSMYLSESAVRQTLRTIVENSASGSSLVMDFAEQAIIDMLGKFRHLSQHDYTTHWGEPWIFGIPDEREREFFAETGFEVREILSFFGQDAARRYLTRADGTRLGTTRGGPPRRYALTTTLRVIWMFLTRRSRWYALALLDVPE, encoded by the coding sequence ATGCCGATGAACAGTCCCACAGTCAAATTCGGACCGGATCAGCCGTCCCGCACTTCGATTGTCGTGGCGGCGCTGCGCGCCTTCGGTGCGCGCGAGCCGGATCCCAGTGTTCGAAATCCGGACTGGCTCGCGGAACGGTTGGTTAAGCCGGAAGACTTGAGCCTAATCGCGGAGCATCCTATTTCAAGCGCGTTCGGCGAAGACTATCGAAAGGGCCGCGCGAACAGAGAAGTTGCAGGCATGTCGAATCTCTTGCTCGTAAGGACGCGTTTCATCGACGAACACTTGCAACGCGCGCTGGAAAATGGTGCAACCCAGCTCGTCATTCTTGGCGCCGGTTTCGATACACGGGCATATCGATTTGAAAAACTATTGGCGAACAAGCGGGTCATCGAAGTCGACTATCGTTCCACTCAGGAATTAAAGAAACGAAGGTTGCAGGGAGCCATCGGCGCGCTGCCGTCCAATGTCCGTCTGGCTGAAATCGACTTCCGCCGCGACCGGGTTCAGGACGTGCTTGCAAAGGCAGGGTATCGGCGGGAAGAGAAGACTTTCTTCATCTGGGAAGGCGTCAGTATGTACCTTTCGGAGAGCGCGGTGCGCCAGACGCTGCGGACGATTGTTGAGAATTCAGCTTCCGGGAGCTCTCTGGTGATGGATTTTGCCGAGCAGGCGATCATCGACATGCTCGGAAAGTTCAGGCACTTGTCGCAGCACGACTACACCACGCATTGGGGAGAGCCCTGGATCTTCGGAATCCCTGATGAAAGGGAGCGCGAGTTCTTTGCGGAAACGGGATTCGAGGTCCGGGAAATTCTCAGCTTTTTCGGCCAGGATGCGGCTCGCAGGTATTTGACGCGGGCGGACGGGACAAGATTGGGAACGACCCGAGGCGGCCCTCCCCGCCGCTATGCGCTAACGACGACGCTCCGCGTGATCTGGATGTTTTTGACCAGACGCAGCAGGTGGTACGCACTCGCCCTATTGGACGTACCCGAGTAG
- a CDS encoding SDR family NAD(P)-dependent oxidoreductase, translating to MFMNKVAIITGASRGIGRAIARKLYDGGASVALCARTGIDDFPQDRSLIVPMDVRDQKNVDAGIRRIVDRFGKIDIVVNNAGISAVTPVDAADTAPWLDIIQTNVMGSYFVTRAATPHIPDGGRVIMISSVLGKFGVPGYTAYCTAKTGLIGFTRALALELAPRKIAVNALCPGWTDTEMARSGMRDISKDLGIPVEQFYKEAMSRVPLGEMVEPAEVADLVAFLAAETGGKITGQAISICGGSTYA from the coding sequence ATGTTCATGAATAAGGTTGCCATTATAACCGGCGCGAGCAGAGGAATCGGCCGCGCCATCGCCAGAAAACTCTACGACGGCGGCGCGAGCGTGGCCCTGTGCGCGCGAACCGGAATCGACGATTTCCCGCAGGATCGCTCCCTGATTGTTCCCATGGACGTGCGGGACCAGAAAAATGTCGATGCCGGTATTCGCCGCATCGTCGATCGTTTCGGAAAAATCGACATCGTGGTCAACAATGCGGGAATCTCCGCGGTTACTCCGGTTGACGCCGCAGATACTGCCCCCTGGCTGGACATCATTCAGACCAATGTGATGGGCAGTTATTTTGTAACACGTGCCGCAACACCCCATATTCCGGATGGCGGCCGCGTCATCATGATTTCGTCGGTGCTCGGGAAATTCGGCGTTCCCGGCTACACGGCTTACTGCACCGCCAAAACCGGCCTCATCGGCTTTACGCGCGCGCTCGCCCTGGAGCTCGCGCCGCGCAAGATCGCTGTGAACGCTCTGTGCCCGGGCTGGACAGACACAGAAATGGCGCGCTCGGGAATGCGCGATATTTCGAAAGATCTCGGCATCCCGGTCGAACAGTTCTACAAAGAGGCCATGTCCCGCGTCCCGCTGGGCGAAATGGTCGAACCGGCGGAAGTGGCCGATCTGGTTGCATTTTTGGCCGCCGAAACCGGCGGCAAGATCACCGGCCAGGCCATCAGCATCTGCGGAGGCTCAACCTACGCATAA
- a CDS encoding RNA polymerase sigma factor, which yields MTAAAKRTNARSLPEGFEELFREHHGLIYRAAYRITGNAEDAEDVLQTLFVRLLRRSEPLDLEANPKGYLHRAAVNIALDIVRLRKRTVLPDEHTPGQNSRHNNAGILEMVEAALAGLSPKLAEMFVLKHVEGYDNGEIAKMIGTTRGVVAVLLFRARVRLKKSIRGQLKKTE from the coding sequence ATGACGGCAGCCGCGAAACGAACCAATGCCCGATCGCTTCCCGAGGGGTTCGAGGAACTCTTCCGCGAACACCACGGTCTTATCTATCGCGCCGCTTACCGGATTACCGGCAACGCCGAAGATGCCGAAGACGTTCTCCAGACGCTTTTTGTGCGGCTGCTGCGGCGCAGCGAACCTCTGGATCTGGAGGCCAATCCCAAAGGCTATCTGCACCGGGCGGCCGTCAACATTGCCCTCGATATCGTTCGCCTCCGCAAGCGGACTGTTCTTCCGGACGAACACACGCCAGGACAGAACAGCCGGCACAACAATGCGGGAATTCTCGAAATGGTCGAAGCGGCCCTTGCCGGGTTATCCCCGAAGCTGGCGGAGATGTTCGTATTGAAACACGTTGAAGGCTATGACAACGGCGAGATCGCCAAAATGATCGGGACCACGCGAGGCGTTGTCGCGGTCCTGCTTTTTCGGGCGCGCGTGCGATTAAAGAAATCGATACGCGGCCAGCTGAAGAAAACGGAGTAA
- a CDS encoding ABC transporter ATP-binding protein produces the protein MAAEDRLIIFENVSKFYGEVLGVNRVNVSIEPGITSLVGPNGAGKTTLMNLMTGLLQPTKGSIRVTGIKPSQPELFYGIVGYCSQFDSFPKGVTGYELIASLMAVHGYDRLTARERASAVIDKVGMKDAAHRRIAGYSKGMRQRIKLALAIAHDPKVLVLDEPLNGLDPMARAEVIEVFRGFADMGMHVVISSHILHEVDLISDRIIMLSSGYVMAEGDIQSLRSEMEDHPMQIFIRCDHPSLVAALIFQQDSVVEVKIHADGGGLLVATRNADNFYRLFNRIVLDNNISVEAVAPADENVHSVYEYLLGNAGGLTS, from the coding sequence ATGGCGGCTGAAGACCGGTTGATCATTTTTGAGAACGTTTCGAAGTTCTATGGCGAGGTCCTTGGCGTCAATCGGGTGAACGTCTCGATCGAGCCGGGCATTACCAGTCTTGTCGGCCCGAATGGAGCCGGGAAGACGACGCTGATGAATTTGATGACGGGATTGCTTCAGCCTACCAAGGGCAGTATTCGGGTGACCGGCATAAAGCCATCCCAGCCGGAGCTCTTCTATGGAATTGTCGGGTACTGTTCGCAGTTCGATTCTTTTCCGAAGGGCGTGACCGGATACGAACTGATTGCCTCACTGATGGCGGTTCACGGTTATGACCGCCTCACGGCCCGGGAGCGCGCTTCCGCGGTGATCGATAAGGTCGGAATGAAGGATGCCGCGCATCGCCGCATTGCGGGATACAGCAAAGGGATGCGGCAGCGGATCAAATTGGCGCTGGCGATTGCGCACGATCCCAAGGTTCTCGTGCTGGATGAGCCGCTGAACGGGCTCGATCCGATGGCTCGCGCCGAGGTTATCGAAGTGTTTCGCGGCTTTGCGGATATGGGCATGCACGTCGTCATTTCGAGTCATATCCTGCATGAAGTCGATCTGATTTCGGATCGCATTATCATGCTCAGCAGCGGCTATGTCATGGCCGAAGGCGATATTCAGAGCCTGCGCAGCGAGATGGAAGATCATCCCATGCAGATCTTTATCCGATGTGACCATCCGTCTCTGGTTGCCGCCCTGATCTTTCAGCAGGATTCGGTGGTGGAGGTAAAAATTCATGCCGATGGGGGTGGTCTGCTCGTTGCGACACGGAACGCCGACAACTTCTACCGTCTTTTTAATCGGATTGTGCTCGATAACAACATTTCGGTAGAGGCGGTCGCTCCCGCCGATGAGAACGTCCATTCGGTTTACGAATACCTGCTCGGAAACGCAGGAGGACTGACGTCATGA
- a CDS encoding FecR family protein produces MHEDRKNPNVILDTAVRQMRDRTAPEAQAADSAGRVLEHLRAECAKVVPYPEADGAGSHRLSGCADFQALIPGYVSSSLTSSRMLLMEDHLHECVSCRSALAESQKRGDAPISDVETARGPHFRWLVRVVGLAAMAAVVLIAFQITPIHNLFWPIDVHAMVQTAEGGLYTASGPTVQPVAAGQRIERSQVVRTGDGARAVLDLADGSRIEMDAHSELWLDSARDGVRINVNRGKVIVTAAKQHGGHLYAATRDVGVSVVGTVFEVTAGIRGSRVTVIEGEVRVQQGATAKSLRPGQQFSAGAAMGAVTPAEEINWSREVGTYAALLNAVQDAAQNASPIETRHTSDLVPLVPGDTAVFASLPNISQPLAASYELFKQRVAQNPELAGWWQQKGNSSGLGPILDQIVNRLATVGSALGAEVVFAFPANSKTEAPVLLADTANPDQLAALLISAQARVARSAADVQTLASSSGVIFYVGDGLMIASTDAGQVLRSLQFRSQPSANPFLSTALYGKLVQAYNDGITWLLAADLQSLVGDTPSGVSQLLVEQKSGAGGAEYRAAVGFNHPRTGIAAWLAEPAPMGALEFISPAAYGVAGAVTKDAASMFDDVAAVLQKNLQTWQDFQNYQAEHRVDIRRDLAAALGNEFLIAIDGPVLPTPGWRIVVEVNDAARLQNTIEWTINDMNREAAATAPTAARQLPVLTLSSSTSGGYTFYSLKGGNLPVEIDYTYWSGYMIVAPSQAMLLEAIQNHDNGNSIARSASFRSQLPADGRDNASAFIYQNVQALTKSANTLPSLVAFYGEPDQIVMSSKGALGTNVGSIAGLTGMLDFAGFRNR; encoded by the coding sequence ATGCATGAAGATCGGAAAAATCCAAACGTTATATTGGACACGGCGGTCCGCCAGATGCGCGACAGGACGGCGCCGGAAGCTCAAGCCGCCGATTCGGCCGGCCGCGTTCTCGAGCACCTGCGCGCCGAATGCGCGAAAGTTGTGCCGTACCCGGAGGCGGATGGGGCCGGCAGCCATCGTCTTAGCGGTTGCGCGGATTTTCAGGCGTTAATTCCCGGATATGTTTCGTCCAGCCTGACCTCTTCTCGAATGCTTCTGATGGAAGACCATCTTCACGAGTGTGTGTCGTGCCGGAGCGCGCTGGCTGAGTCGCAAAAGCGGGGAGATGCCCCGATTTCGGATGTCGAGACCGCACGAGGCCCCCATTTTCGCTGGCTGGTCCGGGTCGTGGGGCTTGCGGCCATGGCTGCCGTTGTTTTGATCGCATTCCAGATAACTCCCATACACAACCTGTTCTGGCCGATCGACGTTCACGCGATGGTGCAAACCGCCGAAGGCGGTCTCTACACGGCGTCCGGTCCAACGGTGCAGCCTGTTGCGGCCGGACAGCGGATCGAGCGCTCTCAGGTCGTTCGTACGGGTGATGGGGCAAGGGCTGTACTCGACCTTGCCGATGGTTCACGGATCGAAATGGACGCGCACTCGGAATTGTGGCTCGACAGCGCCCGGGACGGCGTTCGCATCAATGTGAATCGCGGAAAGGTCATCGTGACGGCTGCCAAACAACACGGCGGCCACTTATACGCGGCGACCAGGGATGTCGGTGTTTCGGTTGTCGGCACTGTTTTTGAGGTGACTGCCGGAATTCGCGGATCGCGCGTGACGGTCATCGAAGGAGAGGTCCGGGTTCAGCAGGGTGCGACGGCGAAGTCGCTCCGGCCCGGCCAGCAATTTTCGGCGGGCGCGGCCATGGGCGCAGTCACGCCGGCGGAGGAAATCAACTGGAGCCGGGAAGTCGGCACCTACGCGGCGCTCTTGAATGCGGTGCAGGATGCGGCGCAGAACGCCAGCCCGATTGAGACGCGGCACACCTCGGATCTTGTCCCGCTGGTTCCGGGCGATACGGCGGTTTTTGCCTCGCTGCCCAATATTTCACAACCCCTGGCCGCATCCTATGAACTATTCAAACAGCGCGTTGCCCAGAATCCCGAGCTTGCCGGCTGGTGGCAGCAAAAAGGCAATTCTTCGGGTTTGGGGCCGATACTGGACCAGATCGTGAACCGCCTGGCAACCGTCGGCAGCGCTCTTGGCGCTGAAGTGGTCTTTGCATTTCCGGCGAATTCCAAAACGGAAGCTCCGGTATTACTGGCCGATACCGCCAATCCGGACCAGCTGGCTGCACTACTGATCAGCGCCCAGGCCCGCGTTGCGCGCAGCGCCGCGGACGTTCAGACGCTGGCGTCGTCGTCCGGAGTCATCTTTTATGTGGGCGACGGGCTCATGATCGCTTCCACCGACGCAGGCCAGGTTCTGCGCAGCCTGCAATTCCGTTCGCAGCCCTCCGCGAACCCGTTTCTATCCACAGCCCTGTATGGGAAATTGGTGCAGGCGTATAACGATGGCATCACCTGGCTGCTGGCTGCCGATCTACAGTCGCTGGTCGGAGATACACCTTCCGGTGTGAGCCAGTTGCTGGTCGAGCAAAAGAGCGGAGCGGGTGGGGCAGAGTATCGCGCTGCCGTCGGCTTCAATCATCCGCGAACTGGAATTGCGGCGTGGCTTGCCGAACCTGCGCCGATGGGCGCCCTCGAGTTCATTTCACCTGCGGCGTACGGCGTTGCCGGAGCCGTCACCAAGGACGCCGCTTCGATGTTCGATGATGTCGCCGCGGTTCTGCAGAAAAACTTGCAGACCTGGCAGGATTTTCAGAACTATCAGGCGGAACATCGCGTAGATATACGCCGGGACCTCGCGGCGGCCCTGGGAAATGAGTTTTTGATCGCCATCGACGGTCCGGTGCTGCCAACGCCGGGTTGGCGAATTGTAGTGGAAGTCAATGATGCTGCGCGTTTGCAGAATACGATCGAATGGACCATTAATGATATGAATCGCGAAGCGGCCGCCACCGCCCCCACCGCCGCCCGCCAGTTGCCGGTATTGACGCTATCCAGCAGCACCTCGGGCGGGTACACGTTCTATTCCCTCAAGGGCGGAAATCTGCCGGTAGAAATCGATTACACGTATTGGTCCGGTTACATGATTGTGGCTCCGTCGCAGGCCATGCTCCTGGAAGCGATTCAGAATCACGATAACGGCAATTCCATCGCGCGCTCGGCGTCTTTCCGGTCCCAGCTTCCGGCGGACGGACGGGACAATGCATCGGCGTTCATTTATCAAAATGTTCAGGCATTGACCAAATCTGCGAATACACTTCCTTCGCTGGTCGCTTTTTATGGCGAACCCGATCAAATCGTGATGTCGAGCAAGGGCGCGCTCGGCACCAATGTGGGAAGTATTGCCGGGCTGACAGGCATGCTGGATTTCGCAGGATTCAGAAATAGATAA
- the fdhD gene encoding formate dehydrogenase accessory sulfurtransferase FdhD, with translation MRDTKRVSIVKIEERKPRRIDDDLVMEEPLEIRVNGESVSVTMRTPGHDFDLAVGFLWTEQIINSREEIGTIAYCPDEEQPDLKNIVNVVLVDSRRKLESSRRLWSNSSCGLCGKATLDSIRKVCKPVSSTVVISEDVLCSLPGRLREAQANFERTGGIHAAGLFDALGTLRILREDIGRHNAVDKVLGAALTEGLEVSDAILMVSGRLGFEIAQKAVAAGVPIVASISAPSSLAVELAADFNMTAVGFLRGRSMNIYSNPERIRGSA, from the coding sequence GTGCGTGACACGAAGCGCGTTTCCATCGTGAAAATCGAAGAACGGAAGCCCCGCCGCATCGATGACGACCTGGTGATGGAAGAGCCGCTCGAAATCCGGGTCAACGGCGAGAGTGTATCGGTCACGATGAGAACGCCCGGACACGATTTCGATCTGGCCGTTGGATTTCTCTGGACGGAACAAATCATCAACTCGCGTGAGGAGATCGGGACAATTGCCTACTGTCCGGACGAAGAACAACCGGATCTGAAGAATATCGTCAATGTGGTGCTTGTGGATAGCAGGCGGAAACTCGAATCATCCCGCCGGCTGTGGTCGAACTCCAGCTGCGGCCTTTGTGGTAAAGCCACGCTGGATTCGATTCGGAAGGTATGTAAGCCGGTTTCAAGCACCGTGGTCATCTCTGAAGATGTTCTGTGTTCCCTTCCTGGTCGCCTGCGGGAAGCCCAGGCCAATTTCGAAAGAACCGGCGGAATCCATGCTGCAGGCCTGTTCGACGCGTTAGGGACGCTCAGAATACTTCGCGAGGACATCGGCCGTCACAATGCCGTCGACAAAGTGCTCGGTGCCGCATTGACGGAAGGCCTGGAGGTGAGCGACGCGATTCTTATGGTCAGCGGCCGGCTGGGTTTTGAAATCGCGCAGAAGGCCGTGGCTGCCGGCGTCCCGATTGTCGCGTCGATTTCAGCACCGTCGAGTCTTGCTGTCGAACTTGCAGCGGACTTTAATATGACAGCGGTCGGATTCCTGCGCGGCCGATCGATGAACATATATTCGAATCCGGAACGCATAAGAGGATCAGCATGA
- a CDS encoding tannase/feruloyl esterase family alpha/beta hydrolase, whose protein sequence is MISALALGFAAILAQQSSCDNLKTVSVPNTKITSVEFVPAGPYRTQGRGGQQQSGPQLPAHCRIAAVLTPSADSHIEMELWLPADGWNGKFLAVGNGGWAGNIETGAMATALSRGYATASNDTGHKGGSASFAVGHPDKIIDFGYRSMHEMTVQSKALIQAFYSRAPQLSYYQGCSTGGRQGLMEAQRYPEDFDAIIAGAPVYNQVHLNTSQVPLQVEMLKDPSHLVPQAKVALFAKSVMAACDGKDGVKDGIVSDPQSCKFDPASLICKEGDGPDCLTAAQVESARKAYAPVKTRTGELVYPGHSPGFESGWRIPAPGVALNPLFGDMPRYLARQDANWDLMSFDLDKDLALALKNAGFIESNDPDLAKFKARGGKLLLYHGWADPGPAPENTIDYYSKVVQKTGKADGAQSQDWMRLFLLPGVGHCGGGVGPDRADYLTALEQWREKGTAPNQIIASRNRGGQVDMTRPLCPYPQIAKWSGSGSTDDAKNFVCTAK, encoded by the coding sequence ATGATCAGTGCGTTGGCTCTGGGGTTTGCCGCCATACTCGCGCAGCAAAGCTCATGCGACAATTTGAAGACCGTTTCAGTCCCGAACACGAAAATCACTTCAGTCGAATTCGTGCCTGCCGGCCCATACCGCACGCAGGGCCGTGGAGGACAACAGCAGAGCGGTCCTCAACTGCCGGCGCATTGCCGCATCGCCGCAGTGCTTACTCCATCCGCGGACTCGCATATCGAAATGGAATTGTGGCTTCCGGCCGATGGGTGGAACGGGAAATTCCTGGCTGTCGGCAACGGTGGATGGGCCGGAAACATAGAGACCGGCGCAATGGCAACGGCTTTGAGCAGAGGTTATGCGACCGCCTCCAACGACACCGGGCACAAAGGCGGCAGCGCCTCGTTTGCGGTCGGACATCCGGACAAGATTATCGATTTCGGATACCGGTCGATGCATGAAATGACAGTGCAATCCAAGGCTCTCATTCAGGCGTTCTACAGCCGTGCGCCGCAGCTCTCCTACTACCAGGGCTGCTCGACGGGCGGGCGGCAGGGATTGATGGAGGCCCAGCGCTATCCCGAAGATTTCGATGCGATCATCGCCGGCGCCCCGGTGTATAACCAGGTACACCTCAACACCTCGCAGGTACCGTTGCAGGTCGAGATGCTGAAAGATCCATCCCACCTTGTGCCCCAGGCAAAGGTTGCGCTGTTTGCGAAGAGCGTGATGGCCGCCTGTGATGGGAAAGACGGAGTCAAAGACGGCATCGTCAGTGACCCGCAATCGTGCAAGTTCGACCCTGCTTCCCTGATCTGCAAGGAGGGCGATGGTCCGGACTGTCTGACTGCCGCGCAAGTCGAGTCTGCCAGAAAAGCCTACGCTCCGGTTAAAACCAGGACCGGCGAGCTCGTTTATCCCGGACATTCCCCGGGCTTCGAATCGGGCTGGCGGATTCCTGCGCCCGGCGTCGCGCTCAACCCGCTTTTCGGCGACATGCCGCGATACCTTGCGCGGCAGGATGCAAACTGGGATCTGATGTCGTTCGATCTCGACAAAGACCTCGCGCTTGCGCTTAAGAATGCCGGATTCATTGAATCGAATGATCCCGACCTCGCGAAATTCAAGGCGCGCGGCGGCAAGCTCCTTCTGTATCACGGCTGGGCAGATCCCGGACCGGCGCCCGAAAATACGATCGACTACTACTCCAAGGTCGTACAAAAGACCGGCAAAGCCGATGGTGCTCAGTCTCAGGACTGGATGCGGCTGTTTCTGCTCCCGGGCGTCGGGCATTGCGGCGGTGGTGTCGGTCCGGACCGCGCCGATTACCTTACCGCGCTCGAACAATGGCGCGAAAAAGGGACGGCGCCGAATCAGATCATCGCGTCCCGCAATCGTGGCGGGCAAGTGGATATGACGCGGCCGCTGTGTCCATATCCGCAGATCGCAAAGTGGAGTGGATCCGGCAGTACCGACGACGCGAAGAACTTCGTCTGTACTGCAAAATAG
- a CDS encoding ABC transporter ATP-binding protein, with protein sequence MSFIQLEGLTVRLGGRPILKDLSGAFAGRCIGLLGPNGAGKTTLLQTLLGFHHPSEGTARIFDLDVRTHIRELRHQIGYMPETDSYIAGMTAIRFIRMMAELAGLPPEAAMERAHETLFYVGLGEARYRKLGTFSLGMKQMAKLAVAVVHGPHMVILDEPTNGLDPPGRLRMIRLIREIRDTGEVQLIISSHLLRDIEECCDEVMIMKDGRIVNYCNLEEQRRTNRKFLQVEIRGESQGFLQAIEQLGCECAVDSRTHRIKMILPQRIEIRNLYEVAEAHAIQIRRLDYKRDSLQDIFLKSMELTEPSNGRL encoded by the coding sequence ATGTCGTTCATCCAACTTGAAGGCCTGACTGTACGGCTCGGCGGCCGCCCGATCCTGAAGGATTTGAGCGGCGCCTTTGCCGGACGGTGCATCGGCCTGCTTGGTCCGAATGGAGCTGGAAAAACGACGCTGCTGCAGACGCTGCTGGGTTTTCATCATCCTTCGGAGGGCACGGCACGCATCTTTGATCTCGATGTCCGTACGCACATCCGGGAACTGCGGCACCAGATCGGATACATGCCGGAAACGGATTCCTACATCGCCGGCATGACCGCCATCCGCTTCATTCGGATGATGGCAGAACTCGCCGGGCTGCCTCCTGAAGCCGCGATGGAGCGCGCGCATGAAACGCTGTTCTATGTGGGCCTTGGCGAAGCGCGGTACCGCAAGCTGGGCACCTTTTCGCTGGGCATGAAACAGATGGCCAAACTGGCCGTCGCGGTTGTTCACGGTCCCCACATGGTGATTCTGGATGAGCCTACCAACGGATTGGATCCGCCGGGCAGGTTGCGCATGATCCGGCTCATCCGGGAAATTCGCGATACGGGCGAGGTCCAGCTGATCATTTCGTCGCACCTTCTGCGGGATATCGAGGAATGCTGCGACGAAGTGATGATCATGAAAGACGGACGTATCGTCAATTACTGCAATCTCGAGGAGCAGCGCCGAACCAACCGGAAGTTCCTTCAGGTTGAAATTCGCGGTGAGAGCCAGGGCTTTCTGCAAGCTATCGAGCAACTGGGGTGCGAGTGCGCGGTGGATTCGCGAACCCATCGCATCAAGATGATCCTGCCGCAGCGCATTGAAATTCGGAATCTCTATGAAGTTGCCGAGGCGCACGCCATTCAGATCCGGCGTCTGGACTACAAGCGTGACTCGTTGCAGGACATCTTCCTCAAATCGATGGAATTGACGGAGCCTTCAAATGGCCGTCTATAA
- a CDS encoding SDR family oxidoreductase — protein MNIEGKVALITGSAKRIGREIALELQRKGGRVAVHYRSGEAEARSVAGKSGAIFQAELTDDLALGKMFGGIDAVFGGLDILVNSASVFSSATADDATPDHWDAQMNTNARAPFFIAQHAAKLMRRNGAGKIINIADVAGEVIWPGYLPYSVSKAALIAVNRGLAKAYAPEIQVNAIAPGPVLFPEYYSEEQKNSAVERTLLKRPGSPQDIVNAVVFLIENDYITGEMIHVDGGRHIL, from the coding sequence ATGAACATAGAAGGCAAGGTAGCATTAATCACAGGTTCTGCAAAACGCATTGGGCGGGAGATTGCGCTTGAACTACAACGCAAGGGCGGCCGGGTTGCTGTTCACTATCGCTCGGGTGAAGCGGAAGCCCGGAGTGTGGCCGGAAAATCGGGAGCCATATTCCAGGCGGAACTGACGGACGATCTGGCCCTCGGCAAAATGTTCGGCGGCATCGACGCGGTGTTCGGCGGGCTCGATATTCTTGTCAACAGCGCATCCGTGTTTTCTTCCGCCACCGCGGATGATGCGACTCCGGATCACTGGGATGCGCAAATGAACACGAACGCCAGGGCGCCGTTCTTTATCGCGCAGCATGCGGCAAAGCTGATGCGCCGGAATGGCGCGGGGAAAATTATCAATATTGCGGATGTGGCGGGAGAGGTGATCTGGCCGGGATATTTACCGTATAGCGTCTCGAAGGCCGCGTTGATCGCCGTCAACCGCGGCCTGGCAAAAGCCTACGCGCCGGAAATTCAAGTCAACGCGATCGCGCCGGGTCCGGTCCTGTTCCCCGAGTACTACAGTGAAGAACAGAAAAATTCCGCGGTCGAACGTACCTTGCTCAAGCGGCCCGGCTCACCTCAGGACATTGTGAATGCGGTCGTTTTCCTGATTGAAAACGATTACATCACAGGTGAAATGATTCATGTGGATGGAGGGCGTCACATCCTGTAA
- a CDS encoding 3-hydroxyacyl-CoA dehydrogenase, with the protein MTELKEIRNITVVGAGIMGRGIAHVAAVGGFQTTLNDVSDELLQRAHARIQIDLEKGVEIGKVAAADAGAALGRLKLQREMGRATSEADLVIEAAPEKIDLKLDLFGRLDRTCPDHTIFASNTSALSITEMASATKRPQRFIGMHFFNPVHKMKLVEIIRGLETGDGTFQIAETVSKQMGKETVEVQESPGFVTSRVNALIGNEAFYMLQEGIASARDIDKALKLGLNHPMGPFEMIDLVGLDTRLNILTFLHQTLGEKYRPCPLLVKYVKAGRLGKKVGKGVYEYGVE; encoded by the coding sequence ATGACGGAACTGAAGGAGATCCGAAACATCACCGTCGTCGGCGCCGGGATTATGGGGCGGGGGATTGCGCATGTGGCGGCTGTTGGAGGATTTCAGACAACCCTCAACGATGTATCCGACGAACTTCTCCAACGGGCCCACGCCAGGATTCAAATCGATCTCGAGAAAGGCGTGGAGATTGGGAAAGTAGCCGCGGCGGATGCTGGCGCTGCGCTCGGCCGGCTGAAGCTGCAACGGGAGATGGGACGCGCCACGAGTGAAGCGGATCTTGTGATTGAAGCCGCGCCGGAAAAGATAGACCTCAAGCTGGACCTGTTCGGGCGTCTCGATCGGACCTGTCCGGACCATACGATTTTCGCGTCAAATACCTCTGCGCTGAGCATTACGGAAATGGCGTCGGCGACGAAAAGGCCGCAACGCTTTATCGGGATGCACTTTTTCAATCCGGTTCACAAAATGAAACTGGTGGAGATCATCCGGGGTCTGGAGACGGGCGACGGCACATTTCAAATCGCCGAGACCGTCTCAAAACAGATGGGTAAGGAAACGGTGGAGGTCCAGGAGTCGCCCGGATTCGTCACCTCGCGTGTAAACGCCCTGATCGGGAATGAAGCGTTCTACATGTTGCAGGAAGGGATTGCCAGCGCCAGAGACATCGATAAAGCGTTAAAGCTCGGTCTCAATCATCCGATGGGACCGTTCGAAATGATCGACCTCGTTGGGCTCGATACCCGTTTGAACATCCTGACGTTCCTTCATCAAACACTGGGCGAAAAGTATCGTCCCTGTCCGTTGCTGGTGAAATACGTCAAGGCCGGGCGGCTCGGCAAAAAAGTCGGTAAAGGGGTGTACGAGTACGGAGTGGAGTAG